Proteins from a single region of Cherax quadricarinatus isolate ZL_2023a chromosome 89, ASM3850222v1, whole genome shotgun sequence:
- the LOC128697256 gene encoding general transcription factor 3C polypeptide 6 — protein MASDSEYEEEETLVMVELNGVIDSEIFAQDSFDKFKILSIDSDHPVLQVENFVFSGDYEHTMGTAVFFEEEDKRVKKCDPVFCKKPLRMLKYVYKTNKKLTMKRVFISDKQTQEGVLKVDNPEDGDYFNVGCNINASDVSPSDKSHLNEDGSVSDPLSTEELSIDRTDEDGTVNDPASVDDPGNEEVKEGVV, from the coding sequence ATGGCGTCTGACAGTGAATATGAAGAGGAAGAAACGCTAGTCATGGTTGAACTAAATGGAGTCATTGACTCTGAGATTTTTGCACAAGATTCTTTCGATAAGTTCAAAATATTATCCATAGACTCTGATCATCCTGTTTTACAAGTAGAAAACTTTGTGTTTTCTGGTGACTATGAACACACAATGGGTACGGCTGTCTTCTTTGAAGAGGAAGATAAAAGGGTTAAAAAGTGTGATCCAGTATTTTGCAAGAAGCCATTAAGGATGCTCAAATATGTTTACAAGACGAATAAAAAACTCACAATGAAGAGAGTGTTTATATCTGACAAGCAGACCCAGGAAGGTGTTTTAAAGGTGGACAACCCTGAGGATGGGGACTATTTTAATGTGGGTTGCAACATTAATGCGAGCGACGTCTCGCCGTCCGACAAGAGCCATCTCAACGAAGATGGCTCTGTGAGTGATCCCTTATCAACGGAAGAGCTTAGTATTGACCGTACAGATGAAGATGGTACCGTAAACGATCCTGCATCAGTAGATGATCCTGGGAATGAAGAAGTTAAAGAGGGTGTGGTTTAA
- the LOC128697257 gene encoding uncharacterized protein isoform X2, which yields MSKEDASEDLESLKRQQAETRFKLNLANRHISTLYTQVQDLEVQFKTAIKHKKHSARYNLRQKLAVIMGLKIVYLNYCSVKSQELERINQKLQSFTGREEEAMDTDSNEEPNLAILEM from the exons ATGTCAAAGGAAGACGCTAGTGAAGACCTCGAGTCCTTAAAGCGACAACAAGCGGAGACTCGCTTTAAGCTCAACCTTGCCAATAGACACAtcagtaccttgtatactcag gTACAAGACCTGGAGGTTCAGTTTAAAACAGCGATCAAACACAAAAAGCACTCTGCACGCTACAACCTCCGCCAGAAACTGGCAGTTATTATGGGTCTGAAAATAGTCTACCTCAACTATTGTTCGGTGAAGTCTCAAGAACTTGAACGTATAAACCAGAAACTTCAGTCATTTACTGGTAGGGAAGAAGAGGCCATGGACACTGACTCCAATGAGGAGCCAAATTTGGCCATATTGGAAATGTAA
- the LOC128697257 gene encoding uncharacterized protein isoform X1 yields the protein MDFGFISFQNVRQGTSVCTMSKEDASEDLESLKRQQAETRFKLNLANRHISTLYTQVQDLEVQFKTAIKHKKHSARYNLRQKLAVIMGLKIVYLNYCSVKSQELERINQKLQSFTGREEEAMDTDSNEEPNLAILEM from the exons atggaTTTTGGATTCATATCCTTTCAGAATGTAAGGCAAG GGACCTCAGTGTGTACAATGTCAAAGGAAGACGCTAGTGAAGACCTCGAGTCCTTAAAGCGACAACAAGCGGAGACTCGCTTTAAGCTCAACCTTGCCAATAGACACAtcagtaccttgtatactcag gTACAAGACCTGGAGGTTCAGTTTAAAACAGCGATCAAACACAAAAAGCACTCTGCACGCTACAACCTCCGCCAGAAACTGGCAGTTATTATGGGTCTGAAAATAGTCTACCTCAACTATTGTTCGGTGAAGTCTCAAGAACTTGAACGTATAAACCAGAAACTTCAGTCATTTACTGGTAGGGAAGAAGAGGCCATGGACACTGACTCCAATGAGGAGCCAAATTTGGCCATATTGGAAATGTAA